One window of Trifolium pratense cultivar HEN17-A07 linkage group LG5, ARS_RC_1.1, whole genome shotgun sequence genomic DNA carries:
- the LOC123884103 gene encoding protein OS-9 homolog, with amino-acid sequence MRSLFLLLIALSFSYVFGEQIFPVHIGSIFGGGGGGGSGVSSGSSREPKYKIEFHPEESPFHPDGDQESLVVPDKNGQKFICYLPKVEKEKSGKPLIQHNVSSMIVETEKRVKQKTPDELLEILKGPCFLRQEGWWSYEFCYQKKLRQLHLEDDKVVQEFVLGVYDSEATAAFNQNLSDISTFKDPRSKDASQRYHAHQYTNGTTCDLTNKPRETEVRFVCSEPRAMISSITEISTCKYALTVHVPTLCKHPLFQEERPIWYTIDCNVLPKDYKDAKVRPENGDMEIVMVTDSEINDSKQ; translated from the exons GTAGTAtatttggtggtggtggtggtggtggtagtgGTGTTAGTAGTGGCAGCTCTCGTGAACCCAAATACAAGATCGAATTCCACCCTGAAGAATCCCCTTTTCACCCT GATGGTGACCAGGAATCTTTAGTTGTACCAGATAAAAATGGACAGAAATTTATATGTTACTTGCCTAAGGTGGAAAAGGAAAAAAGTGGAAAGCCTCTTATCCAGCACAATGTTAGCAGCATGATTGTTGAAACTGAGAAAAGGGTTAAACAGAAGACACCAGATGAACTGTTAGAAATATTGAAGGGTCCATGCTTTCTCAGA CAAGAAGGTTGGTGGTCTTATGAGTTTTGCTATCAAAAGAAGTTGCGACAACTGCATTTGGAGGATGACAAG GTAGTCCAGGAGTTTGTCTTGGGTGTGTATGATTCGGAAGCAACAGCTGCATTTAACCAAAATCTTTCTGACATTTCTACATTTAAGGATCCCCGCTCAAAGGATGCTTCACAAAG GTATCATGCTCACCAATATACTAATGGAACCACATGTGATCTTACGAATAAACCAAGAGAGACTGAG GTGAGGTTTGTTTGTTCTGAACCCAGAGCAATGATCAGTTCAATCACAGAGATTTCAACTTGCAAGTATGCACTTACAGTTCATGTCCCTACGCTATGCAAGCACCC actGTTTCAAGAGGAGAGACCAATATGGTACACCATTGACTGTAATGTGCTTCCAAAAGATTACAAGGATGCTAAAGTGAGACCAGAAAATGGAGATATGGAGATTGTTATGGTCACAGATTCAGAAATTAATGATTCAAAACAATGA